Genomic window (Ananas comosus cultivar F153 linkage group 16, ASM154086v1, whole genome shotgun sequence):
TCCTTCCATCTcatttctatatatagtatttactagtatatatattattagtataaatttaattactgTAATAATAATCGACTGTCtctaaagcaagtgacaaagggcttggtagttggtaccttaggtcccaagttcgaatcataattgattcacattttcagttaatttatttctaagtaaaataaacaaagtgggtAGCCTACATAataaagattattttttaatcaagttgattaataaattactttttacaactattgaaaaaatatttttcaatttttcatgTGCTATATATTCCATAACATATGCTATGAATGTgagacattcagaagggcagaattggcatttaaaaaaattcaattaatttttttcactattcttttcttctttcaaaaaattaaacaaacatCACATTGCTTATACCCTAACATAAGTTAATAtaaatccaaacaaaaaattattagtattCCTCTCTATTCTAGAATATTGAGAtataccaaaaataaaaaaatttattccatGTGACATAATTTCATTGCCAAACAGATTTACTaagaaaatatagtaatttatagATAAATTGAGAAGTATAATCATTAGGGATAAGATAAAATTGGAATAATATCTAACATTacagaccaaaaaaaaaaaataaaaataatagtaggTCCCACCGCCCTCAAATAAATATGGTACATCCATGTGGATTTAGTAATGAGAATTCATGTATAGAAGATATAGaggtatagaggtatagattGTAGCATTAAACTTAGGTTGGTGGTTAGTAATAAATatggtacccaagacccaagttcctagagcaagtggcaaaaggcttggtggttggtacccgagacccaagttcgaatcctaattgattcacatttctagctaagtttatttctaaatgaaataaacgaagcggatagcgtgctatctatctctctcaaaaaaaaaagaagaaaaaaagcatTAAACTTAGGTTAAAATCGAGGATGTGGAACATAGAGACATATGGACATCTAGACAAATATAGACTAGAAGATAAGAAGGGAACTTGTAAGTGGATTTAGTGGATAACACTAGAAGTCATGAGAACTTAGAATATAAAATGGATACAAGTTGCGACTTTCTACAAGTGTCACAAAGGAGACGCCAATTTTTCTCGACTCCCTACTCGATATCGGAAAAAGCCGATTCCTCTCAACTCCCTCCCATATTTGGAAATGTTGATTTCCTTGGACTTCTAGTACCTATCGATTGGAGAGACGCTGATTGCTTTCGACTCTCTATGAATTGTATTGTAAGCAGTGAAACCAATCCAAGAGTTTGGTTAAAGATAAGTGATAGTTTGGGACAAACATATAATTCGATaactaaacccaaaaccctaaatcctaacaacccaaaaaccctaaaatcctaacaaccctaaaaccctaaaatcctaaAACCCTaaggctccgtttggttcggatataagcaagaattagTTATatcggggataggtacaagaaTGGATTTTCgtaggaataagggtatttttttgtttggatgaaaaagtGAGTATAaactggaactagaaaaattatgtttggataaaaatcTGAGTATTACGTGGAATAATTGGTAGttatagatagaaaataatagttttacctctataattgaatttaacattttaaactaataattttaaattaaaaattttaacttttaaattttaaaatttgaaattaaaatcaaaatttttaattttcaaaatttaaattttaaatatcaaattttaaatttaaaatcaaatttaaatttgaaagatataaaatataaaattttaaattttaaatctaaaaaattaaatttaaaatttaaaaattacaaaaatcaaatttataatttaaacattaaaatttataatttaaaattataaatttaaattttaaaaaattaaattataaattttaattaaaaatctctctctctctctctctctctctccgggaGGGGTGGAACAAGTGTTCCACCCCTTGTTCCACCCCTTGGGGTGGAACACTTGTTCCACCCCAACTTGGTACAATACCACCCCAACCTGGTACAATACTAGGTTGGGGTGGAACAAGTGTTCCACTCCCCGCAAAttgtgtttgggtacaagagggggataACCTccttatcccccctcttgtaccccaTTCCAAACGGGGTGTAAAAGATCCTAAAACTTCAATAtactaaaaccctaaaaatccaaaaccctaacacCCCTAAAATTCTAAAACCCAAATAtcctaaaacccaaaaaaattctaaaccctaaaccctaaactctaacaACCCTAAAAGCCTAAAATCCTAAAAACCTAAATAATCCTAAAACCCCAATGTCCTAAAACCTTAGAAGCCCTCAACCCTAAAACCCCTAAAATTCTAAATCCCTAATATCCTAAACCCAAAAAGAacaaccctaaaccttaaaacCCCTAATATCCCAAAACCTTTAAATCCTAAATCCTATAATTCTAAACTCTAAACCCGAAAATATTTCATTGGCGAAACGAGCAAACGACCAAATTTTAAACGGAGTTAATTAATGAGAGTAATTCGATAGTCTCATGAAATTAAaagagtattttttatattgataattttttagaaatatccATCTAATTAGGGATAACCGAAGAGTACTCAGAAAATTAGCCCAAAATCTCtttctttaaaaatatcagattatataaaaataaaaaatggcaaTGATATGGGTACGGTAACTTTCATTGGAAGTGGAGATGGTTAAACCTACTATCTATGGTTAAACCTATTATCTTATGTAATTAGAGGTAGACGGACAGAAGAGTACTCTGCAAAGTtaactcaatattttttttttttccttcaatatacctaattatataaaattactattcaaaaaaataaaaaaagggcaaTGTTTAGGTTACGATTGTTTTTATTGAAAGTGGAGATAAataaacttgttttttttttgcagtaaaGGATGATGAAGcgagttaaaaattattttcaacctAAAAATAAGCTAGAGGTGCGTAAATAGACCCTTGAGccgcaaataaaaaattttaaaacttcgaACGACTCCATGTAAATAGGCGAGAGTTCTGAGTGTGGGATGCACATAAACCATCTAACATTTCTACTCTATACCAATTCCGTGAACCCAAACTTCAGACCATGCCATCATCTATTCctatcctcctcctccccgtCCTCTCTTTCCTTTCCCTTCTTGCCATTACCTTCTCCTCATCCGATGATCCCTCAATCAATTGCTCTTCTTCCTCCACCTGCGGCGGCGTCAGCATCTCCTATCCGTTCTGGCGCTCCGACGGTCCTCCGTCTTTCTCCGCCGTCCACTGCGGCTACCCCGGATTCGGGATCGCCTGCGAATTAGAAGACAAGCAGCAGCCTATCCTCCAGATCGGTTCCGACCACTACTACAAGGTCACCAATATCGATTACACCAACCGCACCATCAACCTCACCGACATGGACGTCGTCCTAGCGACCCCCGACACGATTGGGTGCCCGAGATCCCTCCACAACTTCACGTTCTCCAGCGACGTTGCCTCTTCGCTGAATTACACCGGCGCGGACGCCAATctcaccttcttcttcggctgctccGTCAACGACCCCAGCCCGTGGAACGATTTTCCGCAGCAGAACGTGATTCCCTGCGTCGGCTACGGGGACAAGAGCTCCTTCGTCTTCCCCAGTAACGGCATTCCGCCTGAAATTCGGGGCGTCCCGTGTGAGGACGTAGTGGTGGCGCCGGTGCTGCTTCATTTCCTGGCGACGTATGATTTCATCGAGGCGCTGAATCACGGGTTCCAGCTGGCCTGGATTGCCGGCGCTCCCGAAGGCTGCGAGGAATGCGAGCGCTCCGGCAGGCGCTGCTGCTTCAACCAGACGCGCAGCTTCTGCTCCGACGCAACGCCAGCCGGCTATTGCCCTGGTATGGCTTCATGCCTGCCTGCTCTTTCTAGTACGAGTTTCGCGCTGACAAAATAAAACACCAGCTAGCTTAACAAGATTTTTAGTACGATTGCACAACTTAGAAAAATTGACAGGGCATTGTTGAAAGAAAGAAATGCTTTGGATTAATGTCTGAACAATGTCTGATAAATTCATAAATCAGTAAACAACATTTATAACATCACAAATTTGATCGAATGCATTACCTCCGATTTCAGGGTGAACTGAAAACTTATAAACTGATCTAAATTAATCggttggagaaaattaaattaaaacgcAACTACACAGCACAGTACTGTGAAAAATCCAAAGCAAACCAAATCAAAAGCTTAATATTAGGTTTCTTTccgattttttgttttttttttctttttctatttgaaCAGTTGGATCCTTAGATACTGTCTAAATAATATATTGTTCTAAAAATCATTtcgttctcttttttctttattactGCTATCGTAATTAACCATGCAAATTATTGCCATGCATGGTGCAGGTTATGAGAGTTCAAAGAAGAGTTGGAGAAGAGGTAATAGTGCTCGAAACTACCatccttttaattattttttctaattaattaaaaagtgtTGTTTGATTCTGAAACATTTTTTCTCTGCTGCGCATAGAAaagtctttatatttttaaaaaaaaattaattgcaagaTTCTCACTCTCAATGATAGAAAATGCAATTTTCTTCTTCTCAACATTTACTTTGTTTTATGTCCAAATCAAGCTAATANAATTAAAAAGTGTTGTTTGATTCTAAAACATTTTTTCTTTGCTGCGCATAGAaaagtctttatttttttaaaaaaaaatttaattgcaagATTCTCACTCTCAATGATAGAAAATGCAATTTTCTTCTTCTCAACATTTACTTTGTTTTATGTCCAAATCAAGCTAATATATAGATTGTAGCCTAAATAGAGAAATGTTGTTTACTTTCCAAACTGCCAAAATAATTTCAGTACGAGTTTTATAGTTAATGAATCGCAGAGATTGATCACCACGCGATTAATTTAGAGACAACATGCTTTTATATGAGTCAACATATATAAATTCGTTCAATCTCCTCTATAGTTGCAtgtcataaattaaatttatatattagttCAATCACCTCTATAGTTTAGTGCCAGCTGGTaggggccatttgatttcatgtaaaactataaaaaaaaaaatttcggtggtATTGGTGCAAGAAAAATAGTGCCAGCCGGTAGGCGGCTTAGTAAGCGTGCTTAACTGGCGTGGACAAATTATAATATGGTGTGCTAAGAGCTGCTGAAAATGAGGAGCCCCTGGGCAGAAACGGATGAGAAAGTGGGTGAGGAACGTGGGAGTAATTCCCGTGACCAATAAAGAAGCAACTGTAGCATTCCCCATGACACAAGTCGCACGGTAACTGCAGGCTGACAGTAATACTATAAATTACACAACGATACCTGAAATAAGAATCTTTCTTCCTTACAAACAAGAAGACCATTCTTATTTCAGCATTTCTCTGTTTTCTTGGAGTAGAACTACTTTTGTAATCATTCCTTTTCTACAGTTTAAGAACTTTTCTAGATATAGATAGTGATTAGGAGTACCATATAAATCTCTGCAAGCTTCCAGTTCCTATTACAACCCGCTTGGTTCTTTCAGCTGAGTTTGCCTTAGACCTCAGTTCGGCATATCGTATTGAGGAAGAACCCGATTAAGTCGATTCCTACTCAATCGAATTGCTTGATCGTGGCACACTCGAGAGTTAGTCCGAAAACTAATCTGCCACTAGAAAACTCATCTGATTCGTCAACTACTTGACCTGGTCAACCACTCGATAAGTTTGGTTCGCTATCCAATAGGTGGGAAAAAAATTTGGAGGAAAACAAATTTTACCTCTTTGGTCTTTGTTATGTCCGAAAAGTTGTTTTCCATCATGACTTTTTGcttgaaagaaaaagatataaataaaaaactattgtATGTATTTtctcataatttatatattatatattatcaatatataataactacaatccgatttaaatacttctataccgttaaacttgcaaaagatatacatcaactattaaaaattattgattttgaaccctttcgatcgctaggtaaatgatataaaaaaattacaaaatttattttctagatacctcaaatatattagatcaagtttaacaaagccgatcgtcgatttggaagctccataataaaaaaaggcttaggagcacggaggcctccgtgctcctaatagcacataaGAACTACTCACTCACtcactgtctctctctctatatatatataggattcgGGCAGAACCAATGCTTTTAAGATATGTGATATATTCACAACCTAGTCAAGGGTAATATGATAATTCAAAGTTGACGTGATGTCAAAGAAAAATTTGTTTTGATACTTCTATTCAAAATGAAAGTGTTTAGATAGACCTCACAgcacactacaataaaaacggtgtatagcgacacttttaaatatcgatataggtcaaaaaaagtgctgctgattaaattaccgacacttttaaaaagtgttgttatatgtggggttgttaggtatatagtgacagtttaagagtgtcggtataacataaaaaatgtgctgttaatttaccaatacttatttaagtatttagcaaccacCGGAACTCCACCACGTTGGCTGCGGTAGCTGAGGAGGAGGGGAgcgaagggctcttcgtctaggatttcagtgaattgagtgaggggagaaggggggatggtgatcgattttttttttcttttttatttgtaatcggcccgaatgggctgggtgggatGAGTTGAGcagagtaacattttattttttgttagattgggctttatatttaggccttaatagatttttaaaaaaattttggcataaatgggatacttacacaaaagtgtcccaaacatatatccctataatctaattctgttgtagtgacatAATGTGTTCAAATCAAACTTTAATCATTTGATATGGTTTGTAAGATCTAGATGGCTTATATATCCAAAAtcataacttttcaaaattcattATTAAGACATTTAACAATTGTAAAATCAACAACATAGATAGGTTTGTTGTTTGATGCTCGAAACTCGAAAGTATGTATAAAATTCGTGAGGTGTCATTTATAAGACCTTTTAATATTGTGGATCAAATTCAATAGATTAAGCTATGACTGAGGAGCttctcatttatttatttatttatttatttaggtgCAAGCAATAAGTTCTTTCTCCTAGCCTCCCTCCTTAAAGATGGCAGTGGCTAATTAAGAAGTTGCGTAATTGCCATATCAGAACCGCAATTGAGTTTATAAATGTGGCAGTGGCTAGGACTATATGTTAGGGcgacaaaattaattattatgacAATTGATgacaaaatttgattataacaattcagaaagtttgagttataaatatgtaacaaattaaatattgagGTCAAAGCGCCATCACCTCCTAGtttaattaaaggattatgaaatcTAAAATTAACTTAATGAAAGATGTAAAATTAAAGATAAGTGATTCATTGATATTCCTGTTAGGCATGGCAAGTGATGAAACAATTATTAatatagaatattatatattgatgaCAAAATTTAAATCACCATAAATTATTATCTTCGTCCTTTATCTATCTATATTACTCCAAACCTTTTTAGATTATTTACAACTTTCAACATACTATATAGGGATGCAAGGTACGTATGACTGAAATGACTAGTTTTGTGGCATTCTTGAAACTTAAAGTTAAGATTCTTCTATccttttttaactattttgtaAACTGGATTTTAAGAATAACACAAATTTTCAGATAAAATACAATTATAGTTTTTTTGTATGTACATTTGTAGTAATTGGTTGTTGTTTCATTCTAGTATTAACTATATTATCTTTCACTGCACACAAATAACAAAAGATGTTATACTTATAATTATAATCGAGTTTTCTAATGGAAATGCACTCTTGTTACCTATGCAGAAGTATTcattggagttggaggtggtctGTTTGTGTGCCTATGTCTCATTGCTTGTCTCTTATGTTATAAGAAGTCTTGTGACTTGCTAGTATGTTGGAAGAAGAAATCAAAGACTTCGCCAAGTGTTGAATCCTTCATACAGAAATATGGATCCTTAAACACAAAATGGTACAGATATTTAGAAGTAAAAAGAATGACCAAGTCCTTCGCTGACAAGTTGGGACAAGGTGGTTTTGGCATTGTTTATAAAGGAAGTCTTCCTAACGGCCATCNCACCGAAAGAGACTTAATGAGTGAATCTATGGGGTTCTCTGAAGTGCCAATCTTCACATTCTCCTGTTACACTTTTTTCAATTTCTGTTGCATCGAAACGATAATTTGACATATAGCGAAACTGATGGGGTGATCAAACTTTTTGATCTCATTCGGTTCTTATACCAGTTTGTTATATA
Coding sequences:
- the LOC109722572 gene encoding LEAF RUST 10 DISEASE-RESISTANCE LOCUS RECEPTOR-LIKE PROTEIN KINASE-like 2.8 gives rise to the protein MPSSIPILLLPVLSFLSLLAITFSSSDDPSINCSSSSTCGGVSISYPFWRSDGPPSFSAVHCGYPGFGIACELEDKQQPILQIGSDHYYKVTNIDYTNRTINLTDMDVVLATPDTIGCPRSLHNFTFSSDVASSLNYTGADANLTFFFGCSVNDPSPWNDFPQQNVIPCVGYGDKSSFVFPSNGIPPEIRGVPCEDVVVAPVLLHFLATYDFIEALNHGFQLAWIAGAPEGCEECERSGRRCCFNQTRSFCSDATPAGYCPGYESSKKSWRREVFIGVGGGLFVCLCLIACLLCYKKSCDLLVCWKKKSKTSPSVESFIQKYGSLNTKWYRYLEVKRMTKSFADKLGQGGFGIVYKGSLPNGHXTERDLMSESMGFSEVFNLVREPSGLRKPHKFKQSKPEN